In Excalfactoria chinensis isolate bCotChi1 chromosome 3, bCotChi1.hap2, whole genome shotgun sequence, one DNA window encodes the following:
- the SULT6B1 gene encoding sulfotransferase 6B1 has product MKQIPSPRILATHLNYDFLPKSIFKNKAKILVLFRNPKDTAVSFFHFHKNVPSVPSYSSWDEFFSEFMNGKVSWGSYFDHAVTWNKHIEDENTMIVIYEDLKENLTSGVKQIAEFFGFSPTAEQIQSIADRATFQAVKNKAQETHGPVGTVLFRKGVVGDWKNLFTEAQNQEMDAKFKVCLEGTKLGAKLKYDVYCKA; this is encoded by the exons ATGAAGCAGATTCCATCTCCAAGGATTTTGGCAACGCATCTGAATTATGATTTCCTCCCCAAGTCTATTTTCAAGAACAAAGCCAag ATACTAGTGTTGTTTCGAAACCCTAAAGATacagctgtttcatttttccatttccacaaGAATGTGCCAAGTGTCCCCAGTTACAGCTCCTGGGATGAGTTCTTCTCAGAGTTCATGAATGGGAAAG ttAGCTGGGGATCTTATTTTGACCATGCAGTCACCTGGAACAAACATATTGAGGATGAGAACACTATGATTGTAATATATGAAGACCTGAAAGAG AATCTGACTTCTGGTGTAAAGCAAATAGCAGAATTCTTTGGATTCTCCCCAACAGCGGAGCAGATCCAGTCCATTGCAGACAGGGCTACTTTCCAGGCAGTGAAGAACAAGGCTCAGGAGACTCATGGTCCTGTTGGCACAGTTCTTTTCCGCAAAG GTGTTGTTGGGGACTGGAAAAATCTTTTCACTGAAGCTCAGAATCAGGAAATGGATGCCAAATTCAAAGTATGCTTAGAAGGAACCAAGCTGGGAGCAAAGCTAAAATACGATGTGTACTGCAAGGCCTGA